GGCGTCACGCGCCGCACGCCGGAGCTCGGGGTGCGCGTCGCGTTGGGCGCCACGCGCGGCGACGTGCTGCGGCTCGTCGTCGGGCGCAGCGGGCGGCTCGTCGCGGCCGGGATCGTGATCGGCGGCGTGGGCGCGGCGTGGGCGACACGCGTGCTGCGCGCGATGCTGTACGAGGTATCGCCGACCGACCCGCGCGTGCTGGCGGGCGTGGCGGCGGTGCTCGGGGTGGTGGCACTCGTCGCGGCGTGGGTGCCGGGACGTCGCGCGGCGCGCGTGGATCCGACGCGGGCGCTGCGTGCGCACTGAGCCCGACGCCCGCGACCGCATCGCCGCGGTGCGCCTCCGCCGCTTCCGCGGCGCCACGGGCGACACCGAGATCTCGCTCGACGCGTCGCGTCCGCTCGTGCTGCTGTTCGGCGAGAACGGCGCCGGCAAGTCGTCGCTCGTCGACGCGATCGACGCGGTGTGCAACGCGAGCCGCGGATCGATCGACGATCGCAGCTCGACGAACGCGAAGCACCTCGTCGCCGCGGGCGCACGCGTGGAGGACGTGGAGGTCGCGGTCCGCACCGGCCGCGGCGAGTGGAGCGCGGTGCTGAAGGGCGACCGGGTCGTCGGCGTGCCGGCGTGGAGCGGCCCGCCGGTGCACGTGCTGCGGCGCGCGGGGCTCGTACGCCTCGTCGACGCGCAGCCGAGCGAGCGATACGCGGTGATCGAGCGGTTCATCGACGTCGCGCAGGTCGAGTCGTGCGAGGCGTCGCTCGCTGCCGCCGCGCGCGACGCGGCGAACGCCGCGAAGTCGCTCGACGGCGCGCTCGCGCAGGCGGAGCGTGCACTCGAAGAGATGTGGATCGCCGCCGAGCGCCCGTCGGAGTCCGCGGAAGCGTGGGCGCGGGCGCAGGACGCCGCGCAGCTCGACGCGCTGCACGCGCAGTCCGAGCGCGCGAACGCGGTGGCTCGCGCCGCCGAGCGCTTGCAGCACGACGACGCGACGCTCGCCGACGCGTCGCGCCGTGTCGAGCAGGCGCAGGCCGCGGTGGACGACGCGCGCGCGGCGCTCGATCGGCTCGAGCGCGCCGGCACGACGCGCGAGCTGGCGGTGGTGCTGCGCGAGGTGTACGCGCTCCTCGGCCCCGATGCCGAGGCGTGTCCGGTGTGCGAGCGCGCGGTGGACGCCGCGGCGCTGCGCGCGCGGCTCGCCGAGCGGCTCGCGCGCGTGGAGGAGCTCGCGGGCGCGGCGGCGCGCCTCGAGAGCGCGGAGCGTGACGCGGCGACGGCGCGCGCGTCGATCGCGGCGACACACGCGCGGCGCGCGGGGTCGGCATGCGCGCTGGCCGGGCTGCTCACGGTGGACCGGCTCGACGCACCCGTGCGCGATGCCGCGACGCGACTGCGCGACGCGGCCGCGGCGACGGCGGCGGACGACGACGTGGCCGCGCTGGCAGAGCGGGCGGCGGCGCTGCGCGACCTCGCGGTGGGCCGCGCGGGGAAGCTGCAGCGGCAGATCGGCCGCGCGGACGCGGTGCGCGCGGCGTACGATCAGGTGGTGGCGCGTCGCGACGAGCTGCACGACGCGCGCGCGGCCCACGATCGGCTGCAGGCGGTGCTGCTGCTCGTGCGCCGCGAGCGCACCGCGTTCGTGCAGGAGACGCTCGACGCGATCCGCGACGAGTGCAACCGCCTGTACGAGGCGCTCCACCCCGAGGAAGGGCTGCGGATCGGCCGTCTGCGGCTCGACGAGAAGCGGCGCCGCTCGCTGCACCAGGACGCGGCGTTCGGCGCGCTCGCCGACGTGCCGCCGCAGGCGTACTTCAGCGAGTCGCACCTCGACACGCTCGGCTTCTGCTTCTGGCTCGCGGCGACGAAGTACGCGTCGCGCGGCGGGGCGCCGCCGATCGTCGTGCTGGACGACGTGCTCGCGTCGGTGGATGCGGCGCACGCCGCCCGGCTGCTCGCGCTGCTCGCGGCGGAGAGCGCGTCGTTCACGCAGCTCGTCGTCGCCACGCACCAGC
This DNA window, taken from Gemmatirosa kalamazoonensis, encodes the following:
- a CDS encoding AAA family ATPase — encoded protein: MRTEPDARDRIAAVRLRRFRGATGDTEISLDASRPLVLLFGENGAGKSSLVDAIDAVCNASRGSIDDRSSTNAKHLVAAGARVEDVEVAVRTGRGEWSAVLKGDRVVGVPAWSGPPVHVLRRAGLVRLVDAQPSERYAVIERFIDVAQVESCEASLAAAARDAANAAKSLDGALAQAERALEEMWIAAERPSESAEAWARAQDAAQLDALHAQSERANAVARAAERLQHDDATLADASRRVEQAQAAVDDARAALDRLERAGTTRELAVVLREVYALLGPDAEACPVCERAVDAAALRARLAERLARVEELAGAAARLESAERDAATARASIAATHARRAGSACALAGLLTVDRLDAPVRDAATRLRDAAAATAADDDVAALAERAAALRDLAVGRAGKLQRQIGRADAVRAAYDQVVARRDELHDARAAHDRLQAVLLLVRRERTAFVQETLDAIRDECNRLYEALHPEEGLRIGRLRLDEKRRRSLHQDAAFGALADVPPQAYFSESHLDTLGFCFWLAATKYASRGGAPPIVVLDDVLASVDAAHAARLLALLAAESASFTQLVVATHQRAWPDAVRAGDAARVVDLVELGAWTPEAGIRRA